In Lonchura striata isolate bLonStr1 chromosome 2, bLonStr1.mat, whole genome shotgun sequence, a single genomic region encodes these proteins:
- the DCBLD2 gene encoding discoidin, CUB and LCCL domain-containing protein 2, whose product MVSPGRLRPAGTRRAAPLLRPSLLLLLLLRGTEAQKGDGCGHTVLGAESGTLASINYPRTSPNSTVCEWEIRVKPGQRLQLKFSDFDIDDSDSCHSSYLRVHNGIGPNRTEIGKYCGFGFQMDGLITSKSNEVTVQFMSGIHTSGRGFLAAYSTTDKSDLITCLDNASHFSEPEFNKYCPAGCVIPFADISGTIPHGYRDSSPLCMAGVHAGVVSNTLGGQINVVISKGIPYYEGSLANNVTSKVGPLSTSLFTFKTSGCYGTLGMESGVIPDSHITSSSTLEWPNQTGQVNIWKPENARLKRIGPPWAAFINDEHQWLQIDLNKEKKITGIITTGSTLAEHYYYVSAYRILYSDDAQKWTVYREPGMGKDKVFQGNTELYQEVRNNFIPPIIARFFRINPIKWHQKIAMKVELLGCQFSIGRAPKITFPAPPQNKNDEKNADFVDEFIHSVKTSLQTDKTTFTPEIKNTTVTPSVTKDVALAAVLVPVLVMVFTTLILILVCAWHWRNRKKKTEGTYDLPYWDRAGWWKGMKQFFPTKSAEHEETPVRYSSSEISHLRAREVPTMLQTESAEYAQPLVGGIVGTLHQRSTFKPEEGKEASYADLDPYNSPIQEVYHAYAEPLPVTGPEYATPIIMDMSSHPSTPLGAPSISTFKAAGNQAPPLVGTCNKLLSRTDSASSAQALYDIPKGQPGPGSADQLVYQVPQSVAHPTVDASYDKTCQGCCCARNQILLRLRTKPYPYTDKAADLVREASVLQAAPGL is encoded by the exons GTGATGGCTGTGGACACACTGTGCTGGGCGCCGAGAGCGGGACCCTGGCCTCCATAAACTACCCCCGGACCTCTCCCAACAGCACCGTGTGCGAGTGGGAGATCCGCGTGAAGCCCGGGCAGCGCCTTCAGCTCAAGTTCAGTGATTTTGATATTGATGACTCCGATTCCTGTCATTCCAGTTACCTGAGAGTTCACAATGGCATTGGCCCCAACAGGACAGAAATAG GAAAATACTGTGGGTTTGGCTTTCAAATGGATGGTTTAATCACTTCAAAAAGTAATGAAGTCACAGTACAGTTCATGAGTGGAATTCACACATCTGGACGTGGATTTCTTGCAGCTTATTCAACCACAGATAAATCAG acttAATTACCTGTTTAGACAATGCAAGTCACTTTTCCGAACCGGAATTCAA TAAGTATTGTCCAGCTGGATGTGTGATTCCTTTTGCTGATATTTCAGGCACTATTCCTCATGGATACAGAGAC TCATCACCACTTTGTATGGCTGGTGTTCACGCAGGCGTCGTGTCAAATACTCTGGGTGGTCAAATTAATGTTGTGATCAGCAAGGGCATTCCATACTATGAAGGATCCCTGGCTAACAATGTCACCTCAAAAGT GGGACCCTTGTCTACAAGTCTCTTCACCTTTAAGACCAGTG gttgctatgggacactggggatggaGTCTGGGGTGATTCCTGATTCCCACATCACATCGTCATCTACTCTTGAGTGGCCTAACCAAACAGGACAAGTAAACATTTGGAAACCTGAAAATGCCAGACTAAAAAGGATTGGACCTCCTTGGGCTGCTTTTATCAATGATGAACATCAGTGGTTGCAGATTGACttgaataaagaaaagaaaataacag GTATTATAACTACTGGATCAACTTTAGCAGAGCACTACTATTATGTCTCAGCCTACAGAATTTTATACAGTGATGATGCACAGAAGTGGACAGTGTACAGAGAACCTGGCATGGGTAAAGATAAG GTATTTCAAGGGAATACTGAATTGTACCAGGAAGTTCGCAATAATTTCATTCCACCTATTATTGCACGTTTTTTTAGGATTAACCCCATAAAATGGCACCAGAAAATTGCAATGAAAGTAGAATTGCTAGGATGTCAGTTTAGTATAG GTCGTGCTCCTAAAATCACATTTCCAGCACCACCTCAGAACAAGAATGATGAGAAGAATGCTGACTTTGTGGATGAATTCATTCATTCAGTGAAGACTTCTCTGCAGACAGATAAAACAACTTTCACACCTGAAATAAAAAACACTACAGTGACTCCAAGTGTAACCAAAG ATGTGGCATTGGCAGCAGTTCTGGTTCCAGTGCTGGTGATGGTCTTCACTACTCTGATTCTTATCTTAGTTTGTGCGTGGCATTGGAGAAACCG caagaaaaaaactgaGGGTACATATGATCTACCTTACTGGGATCGTGCAG GTTGGTGGAAAGGAATGAAGCAGTTTTTCCCGACCAAATCAGCAGAACATGAAGAAACTCCTGTACGCTACAGCAGCAGTGAAATCAGTCACCTAAGAGCAAGAGAAGTCCCAACAATGTTGCAAACAGAGTCTGCAG AATATGCTCAGCCCCTGGTAGGGGGAATTGTGGGCACGCTTCACCAGAGATCAACCTTCAAaccagaggaaggaaaagaagccAGTTATGCTGACTTGGACCCTTACAACTCCCCCATCCAAGAAGTTTACCACGCCTACGCCGAGCCACTGCCCGTAACCGGACCCGAGTACGCGACTCCCATAATCATGGACATGTCCAGCCATCCCAGCACACCTCTTGGTGCTCCTTCCATTTCCACCTTCAAAGCTGCAGGGAATCAAGCTCCTCCACTGGTTGGAACGTGCAATAAACTGTTATCCAGGACAGACAGTGCATCCTCAGCACAGGCACTGTACGATATACCAAAGGGGCAGCCGGGGCCAGGCAGTGCTGACCAACTTGTGTACCAGGTGCCGCAGAGCGTGGCCCATCCCACT GTGGATGCCAGTTATGACAAAACCTGTCAGGGTTGCTGCTGTGCCAGA